One genomic segment of Leptospira sp. GIMC2001 includes these proteins:
- a CDS encoding ParB N-terminal domain-containing protein, producing the protein MKIEYSPVKNIRIDDLVVHKDNFVREVDRESQKVFEEAIAEQGVEVPILLSKEKNSQGKYEILNGSRRFRAAKKAGHKTIIAKHVMSEMDEKTRAHVMIKENGFAKDYSPENRKRVIQIWFTKDEILSVDRGGAYGNQYTSRREFKISARKKIMDLFGWPLATVNRDLKELRDELKAQDKKPITELPELLEGEVIYFNNRVLEWYESEKQIEKIKADARKAMDDYNARITKVKSKLGTFKRDFTKVGGFENYLALAIKKDPAIKGNKELKKYIETKVLKGKE; encoded by the coding sequence ATGAAGATCGAATACAGCCCCGTTAAGAATATCCGAATTGATGACCTAGTAGTACACAAAGACAACTTTGTACGCGAAGTTGATAGAGAAAGTCAAAAGGTTTTTGAGGAAGCAATAGCAGAGCAGGGAGTCGAAGTTCCGATCCTATTGTCTAAGGAAAAAAATTCTCAAGGCAAATACGAAATTCTAAATGGATCCAGAAGATTCAGAGCCGCTAAAAAAGCAGGTCACAAAACTATAATCGCAAAGCATGTTATGTCCGAGATGGACGAAAAAACCAGAGCTCATGTGATGATCAAAGAGAACGGTTTTGCCAAGGACTACTCTCCAGAAAACAGAAAGCGAGTTATTCAAATTTGGTTTACGAAGGACGAAATTCTTTCAGTAGATAGAGGTGGAGCATACGGAAATCAATACACTTCTAGAAGAGAATTCAAGATCTCAGCCAGAAAGAAGATCATGGATCTATTCGGTTGGCCTCTTGCAACCGTGAACCGCGACCTAAAAGAACTCAGAGACGAGTTAAAAGCTCAAGACAAAAAACCGATCACCGAACTCCCTGAGCTCCTGGAAGGCGAAGTAATATACTTCAACAACAGAGTTCTCGAATGGTACGAATCAGAAAAGCAGATCGAGAAAATCAAAGCCGATGCAAGAAAAGCAATGGATGATTATAACGCGCGGATAACAAAAGTTAAATCAAAGCTAGGCACCTTTAAGCGAGATTTCACGAAGGTAGGTGGATTCGAGAATTATTTGGCTCTAGCAATCAAGAAAGATCCAGCAATCAAAGGCAACAAAGAGTTAAAGAAATATATTGAGACCAAGGTGCTAAAAGGAAAAGAGTAG
- a CDS encoding helix-turn-helix transcriptional regulator — translation MQIILTISSSFCMEDTKPTQAPKKKTAPKKKKAPAKKKVKVASAPAYPLNPHTKLSIDQWHCLWLTLAGQTVKQIASTLNISEQTIYSWQTRNEPAAISYREALAEEVRVRNDFAREKAQTIVVKFYDVLDAWVDKLKKQKGSLDPKHVANIVAILNASKWMFTNEKKTKDDDKKKEALISAFEQFIKEEITNQQISMGE, via the coding sequence TTGCAGATAATTCTAACCATTTCGTCCAGCTTTTGTATGGAAGATACCAAGCCAACGCAAGCTCCTAAAAAGAAAACTGCACCTAAGAAAAAGAAGGCACCGGCCAAGAAGAAGGTAAAGGTCGCAAGTGCACCTGCTTATCCACTTAATCCTCATACGAAACTATCTATTGATCAATGGCACTGCTTGTGGCTCACATTAGCCGGTCAGACTGTTAAGCAAATTGCGAGTACTTTAAATATTTCAGAACAAACGATATACAGTTGGCAAACGAGAAATGAACCTGCTGCAATAAGCTACCGAGAAGCTCTAGCAGAAGAGGTTAGGGTAAGGAACGATTTCGCACGAGAAAAAGCTCAGACTATAGTCGTAAAGTTCTACGATGTTCTTGATGCATGGGTTGATAAACTCAAGAAACAGAAGGGCTCTTTGGATCCCAAGCACGTAGCCAATATCGTAGCGATTCTCAATGCATCCAAGTGGATGTTCACAAACGAAAAGAAGACGAAGGATGATGATAAAAAGAAAGAAGCTCTGATCAGT
- a CDS encoding helix-turn-helix domain-containing protein: protein MRTGIWIPEWVNELGLTGNAKQLYAEIVSLHFASGCFASNEHFAKVLGLKADTISRMISSLKKKGLVVQSSFDGRRRTLMPLRIGASSIAEPEVNQTQTRTNVQERVGKEPKPELEIPSSPVHILKVQKKENKFRPSNSNISEWESFLLFAKRLSSSTGSRIGNYTKPEDLPPDLRVYYDRFQIAA, encoded by the coding sequence ATGAGAACAGGAATTTGGATCCCTGAATGGGTGAACGAGTTAGGACTCACGGGAAATGCGAAGCAGCTTTATGCGGAAATTGTTTCGCTTCATTTTGCCAGTGGATGCTTTGCATCTAATGAACATTTTGCGAAAGTCCTTGGTCTCAAGGCAGATACAATATCTAGAATGATATCTTCGCTTAAGAAAAAGGGACTGGTAGTTCAGTCATCATTCGATGGGAGAAGAAGGACTTTGATGCCTCTGAGAATCGGAGCTTCATCCATTGCAGAACCGGAAGTCAATCAGACTCAGACACGGACAAACGTCCAAGAGAGGGTAGGGAAAGAACCCAAACCTGAATTGGAAATTCCGTCGTCTCCTGTACATATATTAAAGGTACAAAAAAAGGAAAACAAATTTAGACCAAGTAACTCGAATATTAGTGAATGGGAATCATTCCTTTTATTCGCCAAGAGACTTTCGAGTTCTACTGGGAGCAGGATTGGGAACTACACGAAACCTGAGGATCTTCCACCTGATCTGAGAGTCTACTACGATCGGTTCCAAATTGCAGCTTGA
- a CDS encoding STAS-like domain-containing protein — translation MNQKIINFDHSYLSSRNAASILRRNVEEEIGRGNRVLFDLSGVESISPSYCDELFAILAQNIGENSFARHVAFVTPKRHLIESISVAIVERLPGKSLQTA, via the coding sequence ATGAATCAGAAAATTATCAATTTTGACCATTCATATTTATCTTCTAGGAACGCTGCTTCCATTCTAAGGCGCAACGTGGAAGAAGAAATAGGTAGAGGAAATAGAGTACTTTTCGATCTATCTGGAGTTGAGTCAATTTCACCTTCTTACTGTGATGAACTGTTTGCAATTCTCGCTCAAAATATTGGAGAAAACTCTTTTGCACGTCATGTGGCTTTTGTAACTCCAAAAAGACATTTGATCGAATCTATTTCCGTAGCAATTGTAGAGCGATTGCCCGGAAAAAGTTTACAGACAGCTTAA